In Mycobacteriales bacterium, a single genomic region encodes these proteins:
- a CDS encoding enoyl-CoA hydratase-related protein, with amino-acid sequence MADYVRLEVEGAIGTIRLDRPPMNALNAQVQEEMKAAAIEAGERREVRAVIIWGGPKIFAAGADIKEMAVASYSDMVDRSTGLSEAFSTVARIPKPVVAAINGYALGGGCELALCADRRIAAEDAHLGQPEILLGVIPGAGGTQRLPRLIGPAKAKDLCFTGRFVGAEEALRIGLVDEVVPADSVYDAAVKYASAFANGPAYALRAAKESVDRGLEVDLDTGLAIERQQFAALFATEDQTTGMTSFVEHGPGKAVFKGR; translated from the coding sequence ATGGCTGACTACGTGAGGCTCGAGGTCGAGGGCGCAATCGGGACGATCCGCCTTGACCGCCCGCCGATGAACGCGCTCAACGCGCAGGTGCAGGAAGAGATGAAGGCGGCGGCGATCGAGGCCGGCGAGCGGCGAGAGGTGCGCGCCGTCATCATCTGGGGCGGCCCGAAGATCTTCGCGGCCGGCGCGGACATCAAGGAGATGGCGGTCGCGTCGTACTCGGACATGGTCGACCGGTCGACCGGCCTGTCGGAGGCGTTCTCGACAGTTGCGCGGATCCCGAAGCCGGTCGTCGCCGCGATCAACGGGTACGCGCTCGGCGGCGGTTGCGAGCTTGCGCTGTGCGCCGACCGGCGGATCGCCGCCGAGGACGCCCACCTCGGTCAGCCCGAGATTCTGCTCGGCGTCATTCCGGGCGCGGGCGGCACGCAGCGGCTGCCGCGGCTGATCGGCCCGGCAAAGGCCAAGGACCTCTGCTTCACCGGACGCTTCGTCGGCGCCGAGGAGGCGCTGCGGATCGGCCTGGTCGACGAGGTCGTGCCGGCCGACTCGGTGTACGACGCGGCGGTCAAGTACGCGAGCGCGTTCGCGAACGGCCCGGCGTACGCGCTTCGGGCCGCCAAGGAGTCGGTCGACCGTGGGCTCGAGGTCGACCTCGACACCGGCCTGGCGATCGAGCGCCAGCAGTTCGCGGCGCTGTTCGCGACCGAGGACCAGACCACCGGAATGACCTCGTTCGTGGAGCACGGACCCGGCAAGGCGGTCTTTAAGGGCCGCTGA
- a CDS encoding ABC transporter ATP-binding protein, with the protein MTGTGGEQAQKGSITDVETPEPSGATTRSRFAALWWLRSYARPWSRQIATMFVAAMIGVAASTVVPLVIEAIVNGPIKRGDRGQLLPLFLAVLGLGITEAGLIAYRRWIQSIAVLMIERNMRDDLYAHLQQLSVGFHDHWGTGQLLSRATSDLSTIRRFLGFGAIYLVVNTVQYIAVIVLLLLTYWPLGILVGVGTFPVVHLARRFGESYAVVSRRMQDQQGDLATIAEEAASGIRVTKAFGRGPWLTGHFMEAAQLVRGSQLDMVNLLGRFWSLLFLIPNLTMALVVLLGTIAVVHGAMTLGALVAFVTLLVLLQWPVIDIGWILAMGEEAATAAMRLIEVFETEPTIVDPPSPIPLIRPRGRLCFESVAFQFADADEPTLHDISLDIEPGETVAIVGATGSGKSVLTALPSRLQDVTAGRITLDGIDIRDLPLTQLRREVATAFEDPVLFSMSVRENLSLGRPDASEDDIQAALELAQATFVHDLPWGLDTRIGEQGLSLSGGQRQRLALARAVVARPTVLVLDDPLSALDVHTEALVERALAAVLRETTGLVVVHRPSTVALADRVALLKDGTLAAVGTHSELMRLPAYAAILSVDGTEREAS; encoded by the coding sequence GTGACCGGAACGGGGGGTGAGCAGGCTCAGAAAGGGTCCATCACCGACGTAGAGACTCCCGAACCGTCGGGCGCCACGACGCGCTCGCGGTTCGCTGCTCTCTGGTGGCTGCGTTCCTACGCCAGGCCCTGGTCGCGCCAGATCGCGACCATGTTCGTCGCCGCGATGATCGGTGTCGCGGCGAGCACCGTGGTGCCTCTGGTCATCGAGGCGATCGTCAACGGGCCGATCAAGCGCGGTGATCGCGGCCAGCTGCTCCCGCTGTTCCTCGCCGTCCTCGGCCTCGGCATCACCGAGGCAGGGCTGATCGCCTACCGCCGCTGGATCCAGTCGATCGCGGTGCTGATGATCGAGCGCAACATGCGCGACGACCTGTACGCGCATCTGCAGCAGCTCTCGGTCGGGTTCCACGACCACTGGGGCACCGGGCAGCTGCTCTCGCGCGCGACCAGCGACCTGTCGACGATTCGCCGGTTCCTCGGGTTCGGCGCGATCTATCTCGTCGTCAACACCGTGCAGTACATCGCGGTCATCGTGCTTCTCCTTCTGACCTACTGGCCGCTCGGCATTCTCGTCGGCGTCGGGACGTTCCCGGTCGTGCACCTGGCCCGCCGCTTCGGTGAGTCGTACGCCGTCGTGTCACGGCGCATGCAGGACCAGCAGGGCGACCTTGCGACCATCGCCGAAGAGGCCGCGAGCGGGATCCGCGTCACCAAGGCGTTCGGCCGCGGTCCCTGGCTGACCGGGCACTTCATGGAGGCCGCGCAGCTGGTCCGTGGCTCGCAGCTGGACATGGTCAACCTGCTCGGCCGGTTCTGGTCGCTGCTGTTCCTGATCCCGAACCTCACGATGGCGCTCGTGGTCCTGCTCGGCACGATCGCCGTCGTCCACGGCGCGATGACCCTCGGGGCACTGGTCGCGTTCGTCACACTGCTGGTCCTGCTGCAGTGGCCGGTCATCGACATCGGCTGGATCCTCGCGATGGGCGAGGAGGCGGCGACCGCGGCGATGCGGTTGATCGAGGTCTTCGAGACCGAGCCGACGATCGTCGACCCGCCGTCCCCGATTCCGTTGATCCGGCCGCGCGGCCGGCTGTGTTTCGAGTCGGTGGCCTTCCAGTTCGCCGACGCCGATGAGCCGACGCTGCACGACATCTCGCTGGACATCGAGCCCGGCGAGACGGTCGCCATCGTGGGCGCGACCGGATCGGGCAAGAGCGTGCTGACCGCACTGCCCTCGCGGCTGCAGGACGTCACCGCCGGCCGGATCACGCTCGACGGGATCGACATCCGTGACCTGCCGCTCACGCAGCTGCGGCGCGAGGTCGCGACCGCTTTCGAGGATCCGGTGCTGTTCTCGATGAGCGTTCGCGAGAACCTCTCGCTCGGTCGGCCGGACGCGTCCGAGGACGACATCCAGGCCGCGCTCGAGCTGGCCCAGGCCACCTTCGTCCACGACCTGCCGTGGGGGCTCGACACCCGGATCGGCGAGCAGGGGCTCTCGCTGTCCGGCGGACAGCGGCAGCGGCTCGCGCTCGCGCGCGCGGTGGTCGCGCGGCCGACCGTGCTGGTGCTCGACGACCCGCTGTCGGCGCTCGACGTCCACACGGAAGCCCTCGTCGAGCGGGCCCTCGCTGCGGTGCTGAGGGAGACGACCGGGCTGGTCGTCGTACACCGCCCGTCGACCGTTGCCCTCGCCGACCGCGTCGCCCTGCTCAAGGACGGCACTCTCGCAGCGGTCGGGACGCACTCGGAGCTCATGCGGCTGCCGGCGTACGCCGCGATCCTGTCGGTCGACGGCACCGAGCGGGAGGCGTCGTGA
- a CDS encoding tetratricopeptide repeat protein, whose amino-acid sequence MTSAPRDLPLRGAVDLSTLNRPAPAAGAPAAAPGALVIDVTEASFETEVVNRSMQVPVVIDFWADWCGPCKQLSPVLEKLASEGGGRWVLAKIDVDAQPRLSQAFQIQSIPSVMAVIGGQPVPLFQGAVSEQQARQVIDEVLRVAAANGVSGTVEAAEPTEPAPDESGVDPRYADAEAALDRGDLEAALAAFRVVLEHAPADPIALAGVARCELLLRVRGVDEAAARARAAGAPDDVDAALVVADLDLADGRVDEAIGGLVDLVRRSAGDDRERARLHLVELFAVLDPQDPRLAAGRRALANALF is encoded by the coding sequence GTGACCTCCGCTCCCCGAGACCTGCCGCTGCGAGGCGCCGTCGACCTGTCCACCCTCAACCGACCGGCGCCGGCGGCCGGCGCGCCTGCAGCGGCCCCTGGTGCGCTGGTCATCGACGTCACCGAAGCGAGCTTCGAGACCGAGGTCGTCAACCGCTCGATGCAGGTGCCGGTGGTCATCGACTTCTGGGCCGACTGGTGCGGGCCGTGCAAGCAGCTCTCGCCGGTTCTGGAGAAGCTGGCGAGCGAGGGTGGCGGCCGCTGGGTGCTCGCGAAGATCGATGTCGACGCGCAGCCCCGGTTGAGCCAGGCGTTCCAGATCCAGAGCATCCCGAGCGTGATGGCGGTGATCGGCGGCCAGCCGGTGCCGCTGTTCCAGGGCGCCGTCTCCGAGCAGCAGGCGCGCCAGGTGATCGACGAGGTGCTGCGGGTCGCCGCGGCGAACGGCGTGAGCGGGACCGTCGAGGCGGCGGAGCCCACGGAGCCCGCTCCGGACGAGTCCGGTGTTGATCCGCGGTACGCCGATGCCGAGGCCGCTCTCGATCGTGGAGATCTCGAGGCTGCACTGGCCGCGTTTCGCGTCGTCCTCGAGCATGCGCCGGCCGACCCGATCGCGCTGGCCGGCGTCGCCCGCTGCGAGCTGCTCCTGCGGGTGAGAGGAGTCGACGAGGCGGCCGCCCGCGCGCGGGCGGCCGGCGCGCCGGACGACGTCGACGCGGCGCTGGTGGTCGCCGACCTCGACCTGGCCGACGGCCGGGTCGACGAGGCGATCGGCGGGCTGGTCGACCTGGTACGACGCAGCGCCGGTGACGACCGCGAGCGGGCGCGACTGCATCTGGTCGAGCTCTTCGCAGTGCTCGACCCGCAGGACCCCCGACTGGCGGCCGGCCGCCGAGCCTTGGCGAACGCCCTCTTCTAA